The genomic DNA ACGTAAGTGTGCGTGGTGATGAGCAGGTCGGGGCTGCTGCCTACCTGCCGCAGGCTACGCTTGGCCAACTCGCCAGGAATGGACTGCTTGATATGGTCTTGGGCAATAGAGCTATGCAACAGCGGGTTTTGGTTGCCATTGGTTTTCACCTGGGTATCAGCAAAGTCGAAGGTGCGGTACTTGCTGAAATTAACGTTATCGCGCTGCTCCACATTTAGGCCTAGTGTACAGGCGCTTGATGCCCCGCTTAATGCAAGAGCAAGGCCTAACAGTATTTTTTTCATGGAAAAGGAAAGTATGGAAGATTAGAAGTTCTTACATACCGCTTCCAGCAAGCTGGCTTTATGGTTGCGCTTTGCCGAACGCGCGGCGCGGCGCGGCCGTATTGACTGGCAAAAGCGCCCGAAACGAGCGGGCGGACGCATCTTTACCCTATGGAAGGACTCACGAAAATTGCGGACCTGGGCAAGCCCCGCGTCGTCATCGTTGGCGGTGGCTTTGGCGGGCTGGCCCTGGCCAAGTCGCTGGCCGACGCACCGGTGCAGGTAGTGCTCATTGATAAGGTGAACTATCACGCCTTCCAACCCCTACTCTACCAGGTAGCTACGGCGGGGCTCAATGCCGATAGCATCGTGTCGCCATTTCGCAAAATCTTGAACGAGCAAGATAATTTTTACTTCCGCATGGCCGAGGTGAGGTCCATCGACGCCACGGCGCAGGTGGTGGAAACGTCCATTGGCCTGTTGCGCTTCGACTACCTGGTGCTGGCCACCGGCACCACCTCCAACTACTTTGGCGACAAGCAGATGGAGAAAAATTCCATCAGCCTCAAGAGCGTGACCGATGCCATTGAGCTGCGCAACACGCTGCTTTCCAACTTTGAGCAGGCCCTGCAAATCGGCGACGTGGAGCAGCTCAACAGCCTGCTCGACTTCGTAATCGTGGGCGGCGGCCCGACCGGCGTCGAAATGGCCGGCGCGCTGAGCGAGCTGCGGGACCACGTGTTTCCGCGCGACTACCGCGAGCTGGACCTCAAGCAGATGGATATTCACCTCATCCAGAGCGGGCCGGTGCTGCTCAAGGGCATGTCGGCCGAGGCTTCGGCGCACGCGCTCAAGTATTTAGAGGAGTTAGGCGTACGGGTGTGGCTCGACAACCGCGTGACGTCGTATGACGGCTACACTGTGAAGCTGAAAAGCGGCGAGCAGCTTATTACGCGCACGCTCATTTGGGCGGCGGGCGTCACGGGCGCGCCCATCGCCGGCCTCGACCCGGCCGCGCTACTCAAGTCGAACCGCTACCAGGTCAACGAGTTCAACCAGGTGGCGGGCTACAACCACGTATTTGCCATCGGCGACATTGCCCAGATGGCCACGCCCGCTTACCCCGAAGGCCACCCGCAGGTGGCGCAACCGGCCATTCAGGAGGGCGAGCAGCTGGGCGGCAACCTCAAGCGGCTGCTTAACAAGCAGCCCATGAAGCCCTTTCGCTACGACGATAAGGGCACGATGGCGACCATCGGCCGGCACCGCGCAGTGGGTGATATTCAACTCTTTGGCAAGCAATACCATATCACGGGCTGGCTGGGCTGGCTGGCCTGGAGCTTCGTGCACGTGCTGGCCCTGGTGAGCTTCCGCAACCGCCTGGCCGTGTTCCTGGCCTGGGGCTGGAACTATCTCACCCAGGACAAAGGCATGCGCTACATCATCGGCAAGGCCAAAGCGCCGATTAAGGAAAAAGAGGTCGATGTAAAGGCTATTGTGTAGGAATTGAGAACGAGAAATTTATACTCAGATTTTCATGCTCTTTATGGAGCAGCACACAAAAGAGAACGTCATTCCTCGGCAAGCTCGGAATGACGTTCTCTTTCGTTATTCGCTTCGGGACGAGAACAATTCTAAATTCCTCATTACCAATTCTTAATGTCCACGCTCTCCGGCACGCTCACCATTCTCTCGGCCATGTTCACGCCGGCGATACTGGTGTCGGCGTGCGGCTCGCTCATTATGACCACCTCGCAGCGGCTGAGCCGCAGCCTCGACCGGCAGCGCGAGGTGGCCCAGCGGCTGCGCCAGAATCAGCAGCAGGCCGCCACCTCTACCCCCGACCCGGCCGAGCGCGGGCACCTCACGCAACAGCTGCTGTTTGCCATCAGGCGGGCGCGGCTGCTGCAACGGGCCATGACCAGCCTGCACCTCACGCTGAGCATTTTTATCAGCAGCATCTTGGCCATCGGCGTGTTTGAGCTGACTGATATCTCGCGAACCTGGATTATCGCGGCCCTGAGCGTGGCGGGTGCCGTTATGCTGCTCTATGGCAGCGTATTACTCATTCAGGAATCGAGTCTGGCCCGCTCCGACGTGGCCGAGGAAACGGCCTACCTCACCCAGTTTACCCAGGCCGACCAGGAGCAGCTTTCCTAAAAAATAGGGGCTGAAAGAGACAGAGCTATGACCCCACGGCTAGAGGGCCGGCGGCAAAGCTCCTACCTGGTGAAACATTCCAAACCAGTCTTCGAGGTGCCAGGTGTGGGTAATGCGCCCGTTTTGGAGGTGGTGAAACTCGTGTAGCGCGATGCGCACGGGCTGATTGGTAGCCGGAATACCGAACCATTCGCCCTGGTGCGTGCCCCGGATTTCAGCCCGCACGGCTGCTCGACCCGCCGAACCCATGATTTCATGAATGACGATTTCCAGGTCGGGAAAAGCTTGGGTTAAGGCCTCAATTATGGGTTTGATGCCCTCCGGCCCCGGACCCTGGCCCGGCCCGAGCGGAATATCCTGCCAGTCGGCCACCACGACCTCGTTCAGCAAGTGAGCGTTGCCGGCGCTGAAAGACCGGTAAAGTTGATGAATCGAATGCCGCTCGGCCTCGGAAAGCGAGATGAGCGGGATAGTTTCAGTTGTCATAAAATGTTGATTGGGTATATAGAGAAAATAATAAGCTAAGCGAGTCTGCTACGCTTGCTTCAACTCGCGCAGGAAGGCAGCGCAGGCCGGCTGAAACTGCTGGAACAACAGCTGGTGCTGCTGAGTCAGTGGCACTTCCGAAAAATGACAGGAAGAATGTCCCTGACGAAAGGAAGGCGGCCCAAAGGCCGGGAATGAGGGAATGGAAAGGGTAGATGATGCCCCGCGTTAACTAAATGATGACACAAATCTCCCACCTAAGTAGTAGCTTTGGCAAGTAGCTACTAAATTGTAGCCTAGTATCCAAAACGAAACTATTGACGCTAACCATGAATAAACCCACTTCCAGCAACGCCCTGAACCTGGAATCTTTGCTTTTCACCTGCCCTATGCTGTATGGAATGCAGCGACTGAGCGGCCGCTACAAAGTGGCGCTGCTCTGGCACATTCACCAAGGCACCGCCCGCTTCGGGCTGCTGCGCAAGGCGCTGCACCCCGTCACGACCAAAATGCTGAGTCAGCAGTTGCGCGAGCTGGAAGCCGACGGCCTGCTAAGCCGTACCATCTACCCCGAAATGCCTCCCCGCGTCGAATACGCCTTACTTCCCGAAGCCGAAACCCTGCTAGGCGTGCTGGAAGGGCTGCGCCACTGGGGCGAGCGCCTAAAGCAGCAGGCTATTAACCAACTGGTGAGTAATGGGTAGTAGGCAGTCGGCAGTCATTACGAGCATGGTGCGCATCAAGCAAGGACGAAGCAATAGCCCCAGAATAATACCCAAACGACTCGTCCTCATTTTGTTCTGATGCTATTATTTCGTGGCGCTCGCAATGTGATAACCGGTCCTCCATTACCTATCACTTACTTCACAAACGCACATTGAAGGCCAGCGGCTGCACCACCAGCCCGCCCACGTAGTTGCTATACGCCACCCGCACGCCCGCCTCGACGGGCGTGCGCAGGTGAAAAACGTTGAACAGGGCCATGAAATCGACGCCGGTATCGCGGTAGTTCTGGAGGAGGCGGGTGGGCACGGGCGGGCCGCCGGCCGCGGCGCGCAGCGGCACCACGCTGCTGCCCTGGGCGAGGTCGAAAAACGCGGTGGCCCGCAGGCGCTGCACGTAGAGCACCCGCCCCACTGACCAATGCACGAAGGCCAGCGGCAGGCTGTAATCAACACTACCCACCGCCAGCCGGTCGAAGCTGACGTAGCTCGTTTCGGCCCGCGGAAAGGAAATGGCCGCCGCGAAATTGTACTGATTCTGCTGCTGATATTGAAAGCCGCCGCGCAGCCGCACGGCGTGGTGCTTGCCTAGCCCCGGCAAATACACCGACGACTGCACGCCCACCTGACTGGCTTGCAGGCTGGTGCCAAACGGCGTGGTGCGATAAGTAGCCAGCAGCGTGGTCCCGCCGCGCGGGGCCACGTCGCGGGCGCTCTGCTTGAGCTGGCTGGCGTAGCTCAGCGAGGTTTGGATGGCGTGGAGGGGGGTAGTAATTCCCGTTTCATTTTTGCTGCGGAAGGTCGGGGTGTAGTTGAAAACCCGCTCGTGCAGGTAATACGCGCCCACCGTGAGCGCCTGCAAGTACCTGGAGCGCGTGAGCACCAGCGGCAGGCGCACGCCGGCCAGCAGGCGCGCGTATTGCCACTGCGTGCCGCGCAGGCTATCGAGCGGCGCGGCGCGGTCGAAGTAGCGCGCCGCGTTGCGCCCGCCGTAGGTGGCTTCCACGTCCAGCACGGGGTAGCGGCCCTGGTAGCTGAGCGCGGCGGTGGCGGCCAGCGTGCGCTCGGTCTGGTCGTAGTTCAGGCCCGCGAAAAGCTGGGTCGTGCTCAAAAAATCCTGCGAGCGCGCGCCCACGGTCACGCTGCCGCCGTCGGGGCTCTGCACCACGCCGTAGCTGAACACGCGGAACGCGTGGGCCAGCGGCCGGTAGCGCCGCACCCCGTAGCGCGGCCCCGCCGAGTCGGGCGAGGCCAGCAGCGCCGTGATGCGCGCCGCCCCCGGCTCGCCAGCCGCCAGCGCCGCCACGAAGGGCTCGGGCGTGTCGGTGCGCGCGGGGGTGGGTAGGGCGGTCCAGGCAGCGGGGTCGAGGGGCATTTCCACCACGCGGGCACCGGTGGCGCGGTAGTCGTGCAGGGCCAGACGCTGCCCGTCGGGGCTCACGGCCGCGTGGTAGGCCCCGAAGGGTCGGTTCGTCACCTGGTAAGTCTGCCCGGTGCTGTAGTTGACGGCATAAATGTTATCCACGCCCGACTGCGGCGAGTTATACAGCACGTATTCGCCCCATAGCTGCGGGTTAGCCAGGTTGACATTCGCCACCGGCAAAATATTGACTTCCAACCCACTGTTAGGGTCGATGAGCTGCAGGGTTTTGCCGGCCGCGCTCAGCGCTACCGTCACGATGGCCTGACCGCTGGGCGACCAGCGCGGCTGCTGGTAAAAGTCGTTGCGCGGGTTGGGCAGCGTGCGGATAACGTCGCCCGTAGTGGCGTTGAGAATTACCAGCGCGTGGTGGTAGGCCTCGTCGGTGCGCACGGCCACCAGTTGGCGGCCATCGGGCGAGAGCGCGGCGGCGGCGTAGCGCTGTTTTTTGCCCACCCGCGTGAGGCGGCCGGTGGCCAGGTCCAGCACCTTCAGCTCGGAGTAGATGCGCTGGCCCCAGCGCGGGTCCTGCCGAAACTCGGGCCACACCACCTTGCCGCCGCCCACCGACAGCAGCTGCGGAATATTCTGCAGGCCCAGCGTAAACAGGCGCTTTTCGCGGCCGTGGAGGCCCAGCAGCACCAATTGCGCGATGTCGCCGAGGCCGCTTTTCAGGGCCACCACGGTGCTGTCGTTCACATATTGCGGAAACTGGTACTGCGTAAATACCCGCGGGTCGGCCTGCCCAGCCAGCTCGCGCACAGCGGTGGGGGTAGGACGCGCCGCCTGCTGCGCGCGCCAGGTCGAGTCCAGCTCGCGCATGGTGCGGGCGTAGAGGTCCTCCACGCGCAGGCCGGTGGTGCGCCGCAGGCTGTTCGAAAACGAGAAGGGATAGAACGGAAAGCGGTAGTACTGGTCCAGCACCCGGCCCCACACCTCGGGGCCGTAGTGCGCTTTGGCATAAGAGGTTAGGTAGTAGCCCAGCACGTACCAGTCGGGCACGTTATCGCGCAGCGAGCCGCTCACTGCTTTCTGATAGCTATAAAGCCGGCCGCTCAGCAAATTAGCGCGCAGGCCCAGGCCGAAATATGGGATGCGCCCGCGCCCGCTACGCGTGAGGGCCGTTTCGGTGCCCACCGCGTCGCCCTCAAAAAACCACTGCGGCACGCCCACCGCCGCCACGCCCAGCCCGCCATCGCCGAGCAGCGGCACCACGGCCCGCCCTACCCCCTGCCGCGCCTTGTCAAACTGATTAACATGCCGAAACTCGTGGACCACCAGCCCGTCGAGCCAGTCCACGGTGCCCAGGCCCTGCCCCTGGTCGGGGGTCGTGAAAAACTCGGCGTGCCGCGGCAGAAAGGTAACGAACGCGTTGCTCACGGTTGTCTGGTTCTGCATGACCACCGCGATGGGCGCGGCCTGCACGCCCAGCGTGCGGCCCTCGGGGCCATGCACGGCTTCCAGCCGCCCGGCCGTGCGCTGCGCCGCCGAGTCGAGCCCCGCCGGAAACAGCACCCGAAAATGCGGACTGCGCAGCTCCTGCCAGCGCAGCGCGGGCGGGTTCTGGCTAATAATGGGCAGGCTTTGGGCCCAAGCCCGTTCGCCCGCCATAACCCCCAGAACCAACGCCAGCAGTACTTTTCGCATGGAGCAAGTTACGGCTAACAGCCTCGGCGAAGACCAATGATGTTGGTACATTACTTAAACAAAAAAGGTGTACCTTCACCCCACGTTTCACCCCTTTTCCCCTTTCATCATGTCTGCCACCGCCACCGCCACCGCCACCAAGTGGGCCCTCGACCCCACGCACTCCGAAGTGCAGTTCAAAATCAAGCACTTAGTTATTTCCACCGTTTCGGGCTCGTTCAAGACGTTCCAGGGCACGGCTCAGAGCGAAGGCGACGACTTCGAGAATGCTCAAGTTGAGTTTACGCTCGACGTAAATAGCATCGACACCAACAACGAGCAGCGCGACGGCCACCTCAAAGGCGATGATTTCTTCAATGCCGCCGCTTTCGCCCAGATTAAATTTCAATCGACGTCGTTCACCAAGACCAGCGGCAGCAACTATAAACTGGTGGGCGACCTCACCATCAAAGACATCACTAAGCCCGTGACCCTCGACGTGGAGTACGGCGGCACGGCCGCTGACTTCTACGGCAACACCAAGGCGGGTTTTGAAGCAACCGGCAAAATTAATCGCAAAGAATACGGCCTCTCCTGGGGCGGCATCACCGAAGCCGGTGCCATCGTGCTCGGCGACGACGTGAAGCTGAGCATCAACGTGCAGTTTATCAAGCAGGTAGCTGCATGAAAAGAGTTAAGAGTTAGGAGTTAGGAGTTAAGAGTTAGGAGTTGGCCGAATCAGTCAACTCTTAACTCCTAACTCCTAACCCTTAACTCTTTTCACGCCGTGCGTTTCAGCCCAATAATGCCCACCAGAATGCAGCCGATGTAGAAGACGTGCACCCATTGAAAAGGCTCCTTCAGCACCAGTGTGTCCACTATTTTGATGCCGACCAGGGCCATGCCCATCCAGATGGCGAAGGCCGTGGAGGCCGGAATGACGTTGAGCGCCTTTGAGAAGAAGAACACGTTGCCCACGCCAAACGCGACGTAGCAAATGGCCGGCACCAGGGTCACGATGCCCACTGAACCCGCGAAAAAGTGCGACCAGTCAATCGCCTTAATCTTGGCGACGCTCGTGTATTTGAGGCTGTAGTTCCAGCACACTTCCATAATGGAAGCGAGCAGCAGGTACAGCCAGGCGGGGTTGAAGCTGAGCGTCAAGATAGGGCGGTGGCAACAGGGCGGGAAGAATCGGCCGGGGCGGCGTTGGGCTGGTCGGGGGGGGTAGGGCCAGTGGGGTGGCCGCCGGGGCGCAGGGCCATAATGGTTTCGGCGGAACTCTCGGGCACTTCCCAGCCTTGCAACACTTTGGCGAGGGGTAGGCGCTCACCCAGCCAGGTCAGCACGCGCCAGCGGGCACCGTGGTAAAACCGGAACAGCGTCGAGCGCTCGGCCAGCTCCTTTTCATCGAAGCGATACACCGAAAACGCGTGTTGCGCGAAGTAATCTTTCGGAAAAGCGTAGGGCAGGCCCCAGCGCTCGGGCTTGCGGTTTTCGGGCAGGTAGGCGGTGCCGAAGAGCCAGTCCCAGACCGCGAACTTGGTCGAGAAGTTGGCGAAATACACTTCCTCGTGGTCGGCGTGGTGCCAGAGGTGCATCTCGGGGCCGTTGATAACATATTGCAGCTTACCCGATTTCACGTTGATGTTGGCGTGAATGTACATGCCCCACACCGCATCAATCAGCGCCTTTATCGGCACCACAATCGGGTTGGCCCCCAGCAGAATAATGGGCGCAAACTCGATAGTCTGGTTGATAATAATCTCCACGATGTGCGAGCGCGAGCCGGCCAGCCAGTCCACCTGCTTGCCCGAGTGGTGCGCCTCGTGGGTGCGCCAGAAGAAGGCGCTGTTGTGCTGAAAGCGGTGAAACCAGTAGATGTAAAAGTCGTGGGTCAGCACGAAAAAGCCCACCTGCGTGGCCACCGGCCAACTGCTCACTAAGTGGAACCGCGCCCCAAAATGTGCCGCCAGCGGCGCGATGATGAACCCGAAAATCAGAATTTGCAGGAAGTAGCTCTGCACCAGCGTGTACCAGAAAAGGTCCACGAACAGCCCTTCACGGAAGAACGGCAAGCCCTTGCGGTACGGAAACTTGCGCTCCAGCACCAGCAAAACTACCACCGCTAGCAATAGTATCGGCGTGGTAATCAGCGTGGTGCGGGCCACGGGATTCAGGCCGTGGTAGAAATGGCTTATCGTCTCTAGCATAACGAGTACTGACTAGTTGGCTTCCCTAACCCTTTCTGGCGAACGAATGTTCTGACGTTTTTAGCCCGCATCCTCTGCGGGCTAAAAACGTCAGAAAAAAGATTTACGCGGCCGTTACCTCGCGGCGCAGGCGGCGCAGGGGCTCTTTCTCGCTCTCATATACCACCTTCACGCCGTCGCCGAGGCCGGCTTCGGTGTCGCGGATGTCGCGCACCATCTTGGCCAGGCCGCCGGGCTCCACGCTGGCCGCGTGGTCGCTACCCCACATGGCGCGGTCGAGGGTAAAGTGGCGCTCCACGAAGGTGGCGCCCAGAGCCACGGCCGTTACGGTGGTGCTCAGGCCGGTCTCGTGGCCCGAGTAGCCGATGGGCGTGCCCGGAAACTGCGCTTGCAGGGTCGAAATCATGCGCAGGTTCAGCTCCTGCGGGGGGCAGGGGTAGGCCGAGGTGCTGTGCGCAATCATCAGCTTGTCAAGGCCAACATGCTTCACGGCGTCGGTAATTTCCTGCTGGGTGCTCATGCCGGTGCTCAGCATGAGCGGGCGGCCGGTGGCGCGCACGCGGTCGAGCAGCGGCTTGTCGGTGAGCGAGGCCGAGGCCATCTTGTACATCACCGGGTTGAACTGCTCCATGAAATCGACCGACGGCTCGTCCCAACACGAGGCAAACCAGTCGATGCCGCGGGCCTTGCAATAGTCGTCGATGGCCGTGTATTCTTCAAGGCCAAACTCCGTTTTGCGCTTGTAGTCAATGTAGCTCATGCGGCCCCAGGGCGTGTCGCGCATTTTCTCCCACTGGTCCTTGGGCACGCACAGCTCGGGGGTGCGCTTCTGAAACTTCACGGCGTCGGCGCCGGCCGTCACGGCCGCGTCGATGAGCTGCTTGGCTAGGTCGAGCGAGCCGTTGTGGTTGATGCCGATTTCGGCAATGATATAGCACGGTTGGCCGGGGCCAATGGCGCGGCTCTTTTTGATTTGAACTATCGACATCTCTGGTACTGAAAAAATGTGAGAATGTAAAAGGTGTGAAAACGCGCGGGGCTTGGATGAAGCTAGCGGGTGAGGTAAGAAAGGTGACGGATTGAAAGAAGAAATATTTTCTCTTTTCCTGCTTTCACAAAAAGCATATTTTCACATTTCTCACATTTTCACATTAGTAAAAAACTACTCCGAGCCCTTATCCACAGGGGTCCTACCCCCCTGGCAGCTAATAATCAGCTCGGCCAGCTCGCGAAAAGCACCGTGGCCGCCCCGCGCCCGGCAGCGGTAGTCGGCCGCCTCGCGGGCAAAAACGGTAGCATCGCCGGGGCAGGCGGCCAGCCCCACCAGCCCCAGAATGGGCACATCGTTGGTATCGTCGCCGATGAAGGCGACCTGCTCGGCCGTGAGATTCAGGCGCGTTAAAATCTCCGCCAGCAGCGGGGCCTTATCCTTGATACCCAAGTGTAACTCCGTGATTTTGAGCTTATCGGCACGCTTCTGCACCGAAGGTGAGCGCTCACCGGTGACAATGCCCGTCTCCACGCCCACGGCGCGCAGGCGCTCCACACCCATGCCATCGCGGATGTTGAAGCGCTTGAGCACCTCGCCGCTTTCGCCGTAATACACGCCACCGTCGGTCAGCACGCCATCGCAATCGGTGAGGACGAGCTTGATGCGGCGGGCTTTAGCGGCTAGTTCGGCGTGCTTCATGTAAAGGTTTGGTGAAATTCTATCCGAAATTAATACACAATCGGCAGTAGCGCGGACACTGCGAGTCCGCCCGTGGTATCGTTGAACGATATTACTAAACAGCTTTCCCACGCGCGGACTCGCAGCGTCCACGCTACTTAAATGGCCGTCCAGCCGCCATCCACCACGAGGTTAGCGCCCGTCATGTAGGCCGAGGCGTCGGAGGCCAGGAACACCACCGCGCCCTGGTAGTCGGTGGGCGCGGCCATGCGGCCGAGCGGTGTTTTAGCGCTATACTGCTTCACAAAAAAAGCGTCCTGGCTATTCTCTACCCCCCCCGGCGAGAGCGTATTCACCCGCACGCCCCGCGTGCCCCAGTAGGCCGCCAGGTAGCGGGTGAAATTCACGACTGCGCCCTTCGTGGTGGGGTAGGACGGTGATTTATAGAAGGTTTGCTCCCCGGCCTCGTTGCGGTAAATGCTCTGGTCCGGCCCCACGAGGCCGTAGGTACTGGCCACGTTAATAATGGAGCCGTGGCCCTGCTCGGCCATCGGCGTGCCGAACACCTGCGCCGCCAGAAAGACGCCCGTCACGTTCACCTCCAACACCTGCCGAAACGTGGCCACCGGGAAATTCTCAAACTTGCTGAGGTCGGCGGCCATCGCCGGGTTCTCAAACATGTCGTTAATGGCCGCATTATTCACCAAAATGTCGATGTGCCCGAATTGCCTGATAATGGTATCACGCGCGGCGGCCAGCGACTCGGGCGAGGTAACGTCCACGGCGAGGGGTAGGTGCACGGCACCGGGCAGGCCGGCGGCCACCTCGCGGGCCTTGTCGAGGTGCAGGTCGGCTACTACCACGTTGGCACCGGCGAGGGCCAGGGCCTCGCAATGCTTCTGGCCAATGAGGCCGCACGCGCCGGTGACGATGGCCGTTTTGTTGGTTAGGTCGAAGAAATTCATGGAAGTATTATCGCCGCCCCACGTTAACCTCACCCCCTAGCCCCCTCTCCTGCGGAGAGGGGGGACTAGCTTCTAGTTTTAGTTTCTAGAAACGACAAGGGTAAGACGGTTTGCAGGGCGTTAAAGCAGCTAGAGCTAAAACTAAAAGCTAGTTTCCCCTCTCTTTTGGAAAGGGGGTTAGGGGGTGAGGTTGACGTGAGGTGAACCGTGCGAACTAACTACTTCGCCTTCACCGGCGCGGCATTGGTCACTTTGCGAAACACGGCTTCCAGCGGCTCGCCTTCCAGGCGGGTACTCACGTCGCCCTTCTCGATGGCGTCTTTGAGCAGGGGTAGGACCTCGCCGTAGGCGGCCAGGGTTTTGGCCACGTCCTCGTCAGTGTGCGAGAAGCTCATGTTGTGGAAACCGCCCCACAGGATACCGCGCTTGAACAGCTCCTGCTGCACGTATGCCTTGGTTTCCAGGGGGTTGCCAGCGCTGGCATCGAAGGTCACGATGCTGCGGCAGTCGTAGCCGTAGCACTTGGTGTAGCTGCTCAGGCCGAGGTCAGCGGCGATTTTGTTGTAGCCTTCTTTCAGCTTGTTGCCCTGGCTGGCCAGGAACGCGGGCACGTTTTTCTCGCGCATCTCGCTGATGGTGGCGATGGTCGCCGCCAGGCTCAGCGCCTCGCCGCCGAAAGTGGTGAAGAAAAACACGTCGTGCTCAAACAGCTGCATCACGTCCTTGCGGCCCGTCAGCAGCGCGATGGGCATCCCGTTGGCGCAGGCTTTGGAGTACACCGCCAAGTCGGGCTTGATGCCAAAATACTCCTGCGCGCCGCCGATGGCGATGCGGAAGCCGGTCCACATCTCGTCAAAAATCAGCAGCGTGCCGTTTTCCTTACAGAGGCGGGCCACTTCGTGCAGGAAATTGTCCTTGGGCGCATCAAAAATGAACGGCTCCAGGATGACGCAGGCCACATCGGGCGTCAGCATTTCCTTGAACGAGTCGAGGTTGTTGTACTCGAAAGCGCTCACTAAGTCCTTGCTTTCCTGCGGAATACCCTTGTCGCGGCTCGTAGTGCCGATGTACCAGTCGTGCCAGCCGTGGTAGCCGCAGCACAGCACATCCTTGCGGCCCGTGAAGGCGCGCGCCACTCGCACCGCCGCCGAGCACACGTCGGCCCCGGTCTTGCTGATGCGGATGCTCTCGGCGTTCGGGATAATCTCGTGAATCAACTCCGCCACCTGCACTTCCAGCTCGTGCATCATTGAAAACGTGATGCCATCTTCGAGTTGCGCCCGAATGGCGTCGTCCACGCGGGGGTAGGCGTAGCCCAGGCTCAGCGGGCCGATACCCATCTGATAATCAATGTATTCGTTACCATCAACGTCCCACACGTGCGAGCCCTTGCCGCGCTTCACGTACTTGGGCGCGGCACCTTTGGTGTACTGGCCCGGCCCCTTGGCGAGGGTCTGGGTAACGGGCGTCATGATTTTCTGCGCGCGAGCGTAGAGGTCGTCGGATTTCTGGAAATTCATAGGATGGGCTTGATTATTCTTTGTAAAAGTAGAACGTCATGCTGACGAAGGAAGCATCTCTACCGCTTCGTTGAACGACTCGGGTGAAGCGGTAGAGATGCTTCCTTCGTCAGCATGACGTTCTATTAGGCTTATGGCCGTTACTCGGCAAATTCGTTTTCGACCACTTTGGTCTTCGCGCCGAAGGTATGCTCTCCGTCGCCCAAACGCTCGCCGATGCGGCGGGCAATGTGCTGGCCGGTAAAGCCTTCGTATTCGAGCACTTCACTCAGCAGGCCGGGCTTGTACCAGCGCTCTTTCAGGGCCAGCGGCAGCACTTTGGCGGTCAGCTCATTTGCTAATAAAAGCTCGGCCAAAATGGAGTAGAGGCCGCCGGTCTGGAAGTGGTCCTCCACGGTCACGACGAGGCTACCCCCCTTCACGACGTTAAGCACGGCGGCTTCGTCCAAGGGCTTGAGGCTGCGCAGGTTCACGAGGCCCACCGAGTAGCCGGCTTCGGTGAGCAAGTCCCTGGCAATCAAGGTTTGCTCGAAGAGCATCCCATAAGTGAGGATAGTAACGTCAGTGCCTTCGGCCACGATTTCGGCCTTGCCCATTTCATACGGCGCGTGCTCGTAAGTGGCGGGGCGGGTGTTCACGCGCAGGTAGGCGGGGTCGGGTGAGGCCCAGATGGCGGGCAGCATGGCCAGCATATCATCCTCGTCGGCGGGCGCGAAAACCGTCATGCCCGGAATGCCGCGCATCAGCGAAACGTCCTCGATGGCCTGGTGGGTAGGGCCGTTGCCATCCGACAAAAAGCCGGGCACGAAAGCGCTGATTTTCACCGGCAAGTGCGGAATGCCCACATCGGTGCGGATAAACTCAAACGCCCGCAGCGT from Hymenobacter psoromatis includes the following:
- a CDS encoding transketolase, coding for MNYEQLIHETALADERLLVMTAENRALIRNLPGPLGPRFIDTGITEQTMIGAAAGLALRGRVPVVHALATFLTLRAFEFIRTDVGIPHLPVKISAFVPGFLSDGNGPTHQAIEDVSLMRGIPGMTVFAPADEDDMLAMLPAIWASPDPAYLRVNTRPATYEHAPYEMGKAEIVAEGTDVTILTYGMLFEQTLIARDLLTEAGYSVGLVNLRSLKPLDEAAVLNVVKGGSLVVTVEDHFQTGGLYSILAELLLANELTAKVLPLALKERWYKPGLLSEVLEYEGFTGQHIARRIGERLGDGEHTFGAKTKVVENEFAE